In the Arthrobacter sp. CDRTa11 genome, TTCCACAGTTGTGGAACGTGGTGCTCGGCAACATGAGCCTGGTGGGCCCGCGTCCCCCGCTGAACCGGGAAGTGGACGGCTACGAGAAGCACACGCACCGGCGCCTGCTGATCAAACCAGGAATCACGGGGCTCTGGCAGATCAACGGCCGCTCCGACCTCTCCTGGGACGAGGCCGTACGCCTGGACCTCTATTACGTCGAAAACTGGTCCATCGCCGGAGATCTCCTGATTCTCTGGCGGACCTTCCGCGCAGTCATCCGGCCTTCCGGCGCCTACTAAGAACCGCACGCGGGGAAAGAAAAGTGACATGAAAAACTTCGCCAATCCGTTCCACACCCCCACGCACCGGCAACCGACGCGGAAACTCAGGATCGCCGTCGTCGGGGCAGGGTACTGGGGTCCGAATCTGGCCCGGAACCTGCAGGCAAGCCCCGACTGGGACCTGGTGGCCATCTGCGATCTGGACATTAAGCGCGCCGCCAAGCTGGCTGCCACGCTGGGTGATATTCCCGTCGTCGAATCCCTCGATGAACTCCTGGACACCTTTGATGTGGACGCTGTGGCCATCGCGACGCCGGCCCGCACCCACCACGGGACGGTGATGACCGCGCTGCGCGCCGGGAAGCACGTCCTGGTGGAGAAGCCGCTGGCCGACAGCCGGGCGCACGGGCTGGAGATGGTGGCCGAGGCCAAGGCGAACGGGCTGGTCCTGATGGCAGACCACACCTATTGCTATACCCCGGCCGTGCTGAAGATGCAGGAACTGGTGCAGGCCGGCTCGCTGGGCGAGATCCTCTTTGTCGATTCTGTACGGATCAACCTGGGGCTGGTACAGCCGGATGTGGATGTGTTCTGGGACCTGGCACCCCACGACCTGGCGATCCTGGACTTCATCCTTCCCGGCGGACTGAATCCGGCTGAAGTGTCGGCGTTCGGAGCAGATCCGCTGGGTACGGGCCGTGACTGTGTGGGACACCTGAATTTCCGGCTGCCGAATGACGCCACCGCCCACGTGCACGTGAATTGGCTGAGCCCCACCAAGATCCGGCAGATGGTGATCGGCGGTTCGCTGCGGACGCTGGTGTGGGACGACCTCAACCCGCAGCAGCGGCTCAGTGTCTACGACCGGGGCGTCAGCCTGGACCGGCAGCCGAAATCACCCGGCGAGAAGAAAACATCCGCGATCTCCTACCGTCTGGGCGATACCTGGTCCCCGGCCCTGCCGGAACGGGAGGCCCTGAGCCAGGTGGTGGAAGAGCTGGCCTACTGTATCCACAACAGGCGCGAAGCCCGCACTGGCGGAGCATCCGGGCTGCGGGTCCTCTCAGTGCTGGAAGCGGTGACCCGCAGCCTGAGCATGGATGGCCGGGCCTCTTCAGTGGCCGGAGTTGGGACTGAAGGTTCCGAAACCGTAGATTCCGCTGTTCAGCTGGAGCGTGTGCTGTGAGCGAGCTTCAGGGGGCCAACGTCCTGGTGACGGGCGGTGCCGGAACCGTGGGGTCAACCCTGGTGGACGCCCTGCTGGAAGCAGGAGTGAACCGCATAGACGTACTGGACAACATGGTTCGGGGCCGTCTGATCAATCTGGCCGGGGCGCTGGCCACAGGGCAGGTGGACCTGGTCCAGGGCAACATCTGCAACCGTGACCTGGTGCATGACCTGACCCGGGGCAAAGACCTGGTCTTCCATCAGGCGGCCATCAGAATTACCCAATGTGCCGAAGAACCCCGGCTTGCACTGGAGGTCCTGGTCAACGGAACCTTCAACGTTTTGGAGGCTGCAGCGGAGCACAAGGTTGACAAGGTGATAGCGGCCTCAAGCGCGTCGGTGTACGGCATGGCTGAAGAGTTCCCCACGCCTGAGCGCCACCATCACGCCAACAACGACACCTTCTATGGAGCCGCTAAGTCCTTCAACGAGGGGATGGCCCGCAGCTTCCATGCCATGACCGGCCTGGACTACGTGATGCTCCGCTACTTCAACGTTTATGGACCCCGGATGGACGTCCATGGCCTGTATACGGAGGTGCTGGTCCGGTGGATGGAGAGGATCGCGGACGGCGAACCGCCCCTGATCTTTGGTGACGGGTTGCAGACGATGGACTTTGTCTATACGGCCGACGTGGCCAGGGCCAACGTCCTGGCGGCCGGGAGCGATGTCAGCCATGGGATCTACAACATCGCCAGTGGAACCGAAACAAGCCTGCTGGACATGGCACGCACGCTGCTCCGGGCCATGGGGTCCGACCTGGCCGTGGAGCACGGCCAGGTGCGTCTGGTGAACAGTGTGGTCCGGCGGCTCGCGGACACCGCGGCGGCCCGGCACGATCTGGGATTCGAAACCAAAGTGGGGCTCGAGGAAGGGCTCCGCGAACTCGTCAGCTGGTGGGAGCCACTGCGGGACGAGATCGCCGCAACCAGGAAAGT is a window encoding:
- a CDS encoding NAD-dependent epimerase/dehydratase family protein, with the protein product MSELQGANVLVTGGAGTVGSTLVDALLEAGVNRIDVLDNMVRGRLINLAGALATGQVDLVQGNICNRDLVHDLTRGKDLVFHQAAIRITQCAEEPRLALEVLVNGTFNVLEAAAEHKVDKVIAASSASVYGMAEEFPTPERHHHANNDTFYGAAKSFNEGMARSFHAMTGLDYVMLRYFNVYGPRMDVHGLYTEVLVRWMERIADGEPPLIFGDGLQTMDFVYTADVARANVLAAGSDVSHGIYNIASGTETSLLDMARTLLRAMGSDLAVEHGQVRLVNSVVRRLADTAAARHDLGFETKVGLEEGLRELVSWWEPLRDEIAATRKVGAR
- a CDS encoding Gfo/Idh/MocA family protein; amino-acid sequence: MKNFANPFHTPTHRQPTRKLRIAVVGAGYWGPNLARNLQASPDWDLVAICDLDIKRAAKLAATLGDIPVVESLDELLDTFDVDAVAIATPARTHHGTVMTALRAGKHVLVEKPLADSRAHGLEMVAEAKANGLVLMADHTYCYTPAVLKMQELVQAGSLGEILFVDSVRINLGLVQPDVDVFWDLAPHDLAILDFILPGGLNPAEVSAFGADPLGTGRDCVGHLNFRLPNDATAHVHVNWLSPTKIRQMVIGGSLRTLVWDDLNPQQRLSVYDRGVSLDRQPKSPGEKKTSAISYRLGDTWSPALPEREALSQVVEELAYCIHNRREARTGGASGLRVLSVLEAVTRSLSMDGRASSVAGVGTEGSETVDSAVQLERVL